The region CAACCCACTTACTATCCCCCCGATCGCTAGACTGGCAACCATCGCGATTGTCAGCGATCGCCGAATGGAAAAGGGGACAAATTGAGGTTCGGGTTCAGGCTCAAGCTGAACAAAATCATTCCAGGTAGGCGGAGTAACTGCCGGATGTTGGCAGATCAGCGGCAACCAGGTGGCACAGGGAAATTGGTCTTCCAACCCCTGCAAGCGTTCTCGTGCTTCTCGCACAGCCAGGTAAAGGGGCATGCCTTTGGCATACTTATCTAAAAAATATTTCAAGAACTCCTGCGCAACCCGATCCGGAACGGGTTCTCGCATCACAATGATTTGTGGAATCCGGAGGTCAGCAAGTTCTCGCGCCAACCCTAACCCATCGCAAGAGTTAAAGATTGCCAGTTGCAACCCGTTTTCTACTGACTTTCGCAGAGCATACTTCAATTCACTAATAGTGAGACTGTCGGTTTTGTTGAGATAAATTTTGCCGCTCTGGCGATCGCCATGGCTGGAACTATGCCCTGCAAAAAACAGAATATCCCACGGTTCCCGCCAGAGTTCATCCGTCAAATGTTTACGCTCAGGCTCAACCAGGGTTGACACTTGGGCGTAGGGCAGGCTGGCAAGAAGCGCCTGATCAGCTTGAGTATCAATGCCATTGCTGTTGCCAATTACGGACAGAATGTTGACATGGGCTTTGTCTTGCGATCGCACAGGAGAGGGAGCATCCGTATTAAGTGCACTAATGGCAAATTCCGCCTTGGAATAGCGCTCCAAAAAATCCAGTAAGTGCCAGGGCATTTGCCGCAACTGGCTATCTTCAGTCTGTAAAATAATGCGAATCGTTTCATCAGGCGATAATCGTTCCAGCCATTTTTCTCGCAAAGGGCGGAACTCTTCTGCCAGTAGCCAGGTATTAAATCGCGCTTTCAATAGTTGGGCAGCATGAATGCAATCTGCAGTCAGCGAAACGTTAGGGTTTTGTCCTTTCTTAGCATGAATGCGATAGCGCGAATCCAGCCGCCAGTAAGCATCCTGCCAGCGACTGTAATACAGCGGCATTTCTGGTAGGGGTGGCAGTTTCCCCGTCGTTTCAACAAAGGGACGTTCTCCCTCATGCCCAATTTGTAACATTGCCGTAAATCCGTGGTCAAAGCTGCCATCAATAAATTTCAGGATGACTAGTTTACCCATTGCGATCGCCTCCAACCAGGCAAAAGTCAAGCGCGGGGGCTAGGAGCGAGCAGCCAATCACATGACTCATACTCAGCCTTTCTGCTCTGATGCTCGTACTTAACTATTAGATGACAAACGCTTGAGTATCCTGAAAAGAATTCAGGCGCATTTGCAAATGAAATACCTCTCCTGAGGCTCCATCAATCTGCAATTCTAGAAAATCTTCGTTACCCGTTGCCGTCGCATCGATGACCACATTACCGGTATCATCCAAAATTGCCATCTGTAATCCTGGCGGCAAGTTGGGGTGATTATCTACAGGATGAAGTTGGAGCCGAATTGCGATTTGCTCGGCGGTTTCAGCCTGCATATCTACAACTAAGGCAATGGCTTGATCTCCCAGCATAATTCGCTTAGCCCGCCGCACTGAGTTACGTCGAAAAGCATAAGCATGACTGAGTTCAGACGGTGTCAACACTTGCTCAACAGCTTGCCAGCCTGCTGCGATCGCCTGCTGTCCACTTTGGAGCGTATTTTGCAACCAGGTGCTGAGATTGGTCAGCGTGCGTTCAACAGGGGAGGAGCGCAGAGCATCCAGGTGCTCCAGCAGTTCTTCCGGCGATCGCAAGTCGCTCAACGACAGTTCTTCATCCGTTGCAGCAGGGACAAAACCAAGAATCTGCGCTGCCTGAGAGGACTCATCCAGCTGCACCACCACATATCCAATCCGGTCTTCCCAGGTTTCTGCCGGAACCTGACACCGTTCCTCGTTTGGTTTCACTGGACGACACTCCAGGCGTCCTACCCCTGGCAACTCCAGATCGGCAACATCGGTGCAGGTTCGCATAACGGGATTCCAGCTATCGCCTGCAGACAGATTCGTAGGAATATCCATTAGCTGCATATAGTCCTGAGTCACCAAAACCGCCAGGGTATTCAACCGCACCTGTTCCGCTTTGGTTGGAGTAGGTTGTTGATTCGCAAACCCCTGGGCAATTTGGCGTGCCCCTTGAGTAATTGGGAGGGGCAAAGCGAACTCATAGATATCGTGTGTCATAGTGATGAATCCTCATTAGCTAGTAATATATCCCTCGGACTCACCAAACTTACGCAATCGTGGCATACATTGTCGGCGATAAAAACTGCTGAGAGTCGGAATGGCAATACCGTATTCTTCAGACAGTGCTTTCCAACTGGATTCTGAGAGCAGCCGCCGCAAAATTAACACCTGACAGGTCACTTCAGGATGCCCCTCAATATGCAACCGCCGTAATTCCCCGTCCGGATCGTGCTGCGCCCAGGCCTTCACCTTCTCCCAAACAGGTTCTACGTCTCCTCGTTCATCAGCTAGCCCTTCAGTAATGTCTACGACCTCACCATCTTTGTCTTGCCAGGACGAGATTTCCTTTTTGCGGCGTTTTTGCGTATCAATATAAAAGTCTTGTAGGCGACGCTTAAGATAAGCATTTAGCCAGGTTGCCACGCTGCCGAGATCAGGATTGTAAGCGCTACAAATATTCTTGCAAAAGTAAACCCAGGTTTGCTGCAAGGCATCTTGATAATAAGCAACGCTCTCCCGCCAAAGCTTGTTAGAAACAGCACGAATTACTTTTGTGAGATAGCGTTGCCGTGCAGAACTACCAGGTGGATGGCGACATGCTTCGGTGACCCACTCGCGCAACTGGATATCGAAATCGCTCATGCTAATTAGTACAGAAAGATGGGGAAGTAAGGTTGAATAGTAGGTGAACAGCAGGTATTGAACATGCCTCTTTCAGAAGAAAGTCCCACAGAATTTACTCTAAAAGTTTTTCTAATTATGAAGCAAAGGACTGGCACTTTAGCGATCGCAGACATAGTTCAGAACAGTACTAGCGCTACTGCCTGCTCTGGGCTGAAACAGTGCACCATTTTCGCCGTAGCTAAAGCGTTTAATCACTTTGCGTTCTTTGTCGTAAGCTGTGATCTGGCGCAGCCGCTGAGTTTTACTAGTGCAGTTGGCTGACCAGTTGAGCACAACTCCATGCACAGGTTTATCAACCGATTCTTCTAAGAATGCGTTGTTAGGCTGAGGAAACTCGCGATACTCCCAATAAAACACTGCATCTGCCTTGCGCTGAATAGAGCTTTGATCAATCAAAAAGCGATCGCCCACAACATTCTGCGTCACGCTTTCCCACTCTGCAGCGATCGCAGGCGGCACCCCCCCCAACAGCCCAACCCCCAACATCACTTCTGCAAATTGCTTCATCGCTTCATTCTCCTTCCCAATTCCACCACCCGTTGCGCTGGGCAAACATTACTCGGACGGTTGAGTTTTATCTGGCTAAACTGGCTGCTTCCAAAATTGAGCGCTCTAGCAACAGACCATTCACGGTTTTATAATCGGCAATCTTCCAAACGCCATTATCTGACATGAAGGTGAATCGCACTCGTTGGCTGGAAAAGTCGGTTTGATTGGGGTCGATCATGCCACTACGATAGAGAGTGCGATCTTCTGTGACATTTACTTCAATGGTGGCGCGATCGCGGGCAACGACAAACCGCTCAATCGAATCCACATTTTGTACTCCGTATCGAAAATATGCCCGGTTGCTTTTCAGCCAATTCAGCACACCATCTGGCTTGACCAACGCCGCAAGTAATTCTCCCGTTGTCAGATCAACAACCTGCTGCTGGTCATAAGGTGGGGCAAAGACTTCCGTTTTAGCTTGCAACCAGCGATTAATCAGCGCAACAGCTCGTTGTTCATTAAACGCATCGGAGGGCGGGGCAGAAGGAATAACCACAACCGCAGCAGGAGCTTTGGCAGCAGGAACCGTCGCTGTGGCGGGAGGTGCTTTGGGTGGAACCAGCTTCGTGGAGGGCTTGGGAGCGGTATTACTGGGGGTAGGAGCCGATTTTGTTGGTGGATTGGGAGCAGTAGCAGTCGGGTTGGGAACAGTTGGTTTGGTTGACGGAACAGCTTTGAGAGTAGTGACAGTAGGAGCAGGTTTAGAGCTGGTGGCAGCAGGCGATGTAGGAGATGGAGTAGGGGTGGGAGATGGGGAGGATTTTCCCAGGTAGTTTTCGACGTTGCGGATAGCCTGAGTGGCATAGATATCTTCGGGGCGTTCGTCGAGAGCGCGTTTGAAGTAGATCAGGGCAGTTGCATAGTCGCGGCGGTTAGTAGCAGCGTACCCAGCTTGCATATAGCGATCGTAAAAGGTTGAACTTTTACTAGGGGAGGTGGAGGAAGGTGCGGAAGATGGCGTTTGAGCGATCGCAGAGAATAAACCGAACTGCCCATACTGAAGTTGTGCTGGAACAGAGACGATGCCAAGCCCAACCGTAAATCCAACGGTCAGAATGAATTCACGAAAACGTATCACCATATCTGCTTACCATTTTTTGTTGCCTAACCGATGATGCTAACGCCATCGCTGGGTGTTACGGCTAAATTTTGTATCTTGAACGACGTTTCCTACTCCTTTGATAATGCCACGCCCAATCAATCCGATACCGCGCCCAATCACCTCTGTCAGAATATAAACAACCCCACTGCCAACAAAGGAAATGGCAGACCGTAGGCGAGGGGCGATCGCGTCGCGGGCTTCGAGCGCAAGGGTAACTGCCAAACCCACTCCTGATAGTTCATCTAACTCCTGGTTGCGAGGCGAGTAAACGGAGGTTTTGACAATTCCCAACTCGCCGAATACGAATAAATTGTAGCGACTTTCAAAAATTGCGGTAGGTTCCTTAAAGTAGCGATTAATGCGGTATTTCCAGGAAAGATTGTTACGGAATCGTTCGATTTCGCGGGTAGACAACAGACGGCGATCGTAGAAATTCTGCTTTACTGCCACCACATTACCAAAGCGATTCAGCAGGGGTTGAATCACAGCATTCCCCACCTGAATTATTAAATTTTGCAGCAGGGCTTCCATTCGAGTCATCGCTTCTACCGTGCCTACTGCGTAAGTCGTCTCATCCACCATCAGCGGCACCTGAAACAGCAGATGAGCCAGGAAATCTGTCACCATCGGAATTTTGCTTAAGATTTCTGCCTGCACCACATCGCTATCCTGCAAGAGTACACTCACCATTTCAACGGGCGGTTGCATCAGGCGATCGCTGGGAGAATCCCCCAGAGGCAGCGTGTAGTAGCGTCCAAAGAAATCAGTCGTCGTTGCCCGCCACACATCCTCAAGAATCAGCGATTGTTTGTTGGCAAGCTGGGTAAATTCCATCTGGGAAAAGCGCAACTCCGCCAACACCTCTTCTAGCTTGCGTAAAACAAGGGTCAGCAGCTCACGCTTGCGGTCTTCCCGCAAAATATCAATCTCTAATGGAACATCTGTCAGATTCCGCACCCCAAGCTGGAGTTTGGCAAAAGTGGTATCAAACAGAGAAGCCTGGATGTTACGCAGGGCAGTGCTTTCGGGCTGGAGAACAATCGGTTCAATGGGAGCCTCCGCTGGGGGAGCAACGCGCGGTGGTAAAGGAGAGACAGGGAGCGGAGAGGTCAGGGGGGATGATGCGACAGGAGGCACGGCAGATGAGAATCCTGAACGTTCTTCGGAGGTAGTAAGCAGGCGCTTAATAAGCCAGCGAGAGGCTCGGAGTTCGCGACGGCGACCTGTGAGGAACAGTTGATCAAGCAGAGTGAGGTTGGGGTCGGCTAATTGGGCGTTAATTTGGGCGATCGCGGCATCAATCTGTGCCAATCCCGATTGCCGCAAGTTCCGTCGCACCCGTCCCAAGAGGCTGGGAGCATCAACCATTGGCTGAGAGGTTGTGGCAGAGGCAAAAGCTTGAGCCACCGACTCCATGCCCTGCACCCAGAAGGGATATCCCGCAGCCACTTGCCGCATAGCCAACACTAGGTCAGCAATGACTGTATCTTTGCGACAGTAGCCCAGGGCACCAGCTTGAAATGCCGCAGATAACAACACGGGATCTGCCACAGTACTAATGGTCAGAATCGGTAAATTGGGATACTGGCGACGCAGATCGCGGCAGAGAGCGATCGCAATCGCTGTATCGGGAGGCAAGTCCAGGCTCAAGATGATGAGGTCGAGCGGAATTTTGCCCATGGTTTCAGTCGGATGCTGATCAAACCATTGCTGCAGCCCCCGCAATGCCGCCCTATCCGAATCTGCTTCTAACACAAGTTGCACATCTGAGTAGGGTGCAAGACGGTCTGCGAGTTCCTGTCGAAATTGGGAATCGCTATCAATGAGCATGACATTGAGGGTAGCGGGAGATTGGGAGATCATTCGCGATTGGTTGCTGTTCGCACCAATATACTATGAGTTCTGAATGCCATGTGTCCTGATGCATCCAATGCATGTTGTTTTGCTTTTAATCTGGGTAGTGATCGCGACCTTCCTGCGATTCACCAATCTTGCCGATAAGCCTTTATGGACTGATGAATTTTCTACATTGGTTTTTAGCCTGGGAAATAGTTTTTTGACAGTCCCACTAGATCAAGGACTAACCCTTCATGAATTATTGCAACCACTCCAGCCCAACCCCCAGGCAACCATAGTCTTTGTTGTCCAGCGATTGTTCAGCGAAAGTAATCACCCGCCACTTTACTTCATGCTGTCCCATCTCTGGTTACGGCTGTTCCCGCCTGAAAATGGATTTGTATCTGTATGGGCAGCGCGATCGCTGTCGGTGTTCTTTGGCATCTTGGCTGTACCTGCGACATTTGGACTCAGTTGGCTGGCGTTTCGCTCTCGCATTGCAAGTCATCTGGCAGCCGCATTCATGGCATTTTCTCCGTTTGGCGTTTACCTGGCGCAAGAAGCACGGCACTATACCTTAGCAGTCTTGTGGATTCTGGCATCCCTCAGTTGTTTGGTGTTGGTTGCTCAATTCATTCAAACAAGTCGGCGAATTCCCTTTTGGCTCTGCTTCCTGTGGATTACGGTTAATGGACTGGGCATCGCCACCCACTATTTCGTTCTACTCACTCTTCTCGCCCAAGCGATCGCCCTCCTCCTCTGGCTCTATTTCCCACCGTTTCCTCCCTTACCCACCTTCACTCACCTTCCCCGCCTTTTGCTCATCGCCACTGGCACCCTTGCCGCTGCCCTAGTCTGGTTACCCATTTTACTTAGCATCCGAGGCACCGAACTAACTCGTTGGCTTCAGGCAGGCGAGTTTGACAAATCAACCTGGATTGATCAACTGCTACGCTTTGCCGCAGGGCTAATTACCATGCTTTACCTGTTACCCATTCAAGCCGTGCCCTTACCTGTGGCGATTGCCTCTGGCGTATTGCTGCTTCTGCTCATTTGCGGAACTGTACCCATGTTGCTGCGAGGCTGGAAAAAACAAGCTCAACTGTCAGAAAATCGCTCAATGTTGGTGTTATTAGGTAGTTTTGTGGGAGTTGCGATCGCACTTTCCCTGCTACTGACCTTTGGCTTTGGGGTTAATTTTGCCAGCGTGTTTCGCTACCAGTTCTTCTATTTTCCAGCAGTGATTGTGCTGGTTGGGGCAGCACTGGCAGCAGTCCACAGACAAAAACTGGAAGCTAGAAGCCACAGGGCAAACGGCTGGGGGCAATGGCAGTTTTTATATCCGGGTGACTGGTTGAGTTGGTATGGCAAATGGGCGATCGCACTTGTTCTGCTGTTCAGCTTCCTGGGTGGCATCACAGTGGCGATGGACTGGGGCTACCAGCGAACTCACCGACCTGACAAAGTAGCAGCAGCCATTCATCAGGTATTTGAATCTCCAGCTCTGGTTGCCATTCCGCACAAAACCCACGGACATACAGGACGCTTGATGGGTATTGCCTGGGAGTTGCAGCGATTAAGCATAACAAAGGCAAAGCAAACAATGTTTCTCCTGGCGCATGTTCCAGAGCAAGATCCTCAGCCTGCGATCGCGGCACTTCAACGCACAGTGCAAGCCCTCCCACGTCCATTAGATGTTTGGCGCGTGAATTTTCGCAGTCAGACAAATCCCCTTTCTCATGCAGCATTGTCTCAAGCAGGTTGCCTTTCAGCCTCAAAACTGCTCTCAGTAGATGGTTATCGCTACCAGAAATATGAATGTAGGGAGTAGAGATGATGTGGATGGGTGCAACTCTTTTTGCTATCCTAGATGAGGCTTGGACGTACTCTTAGTTCTAGTGCTAGGATAAGGGTCTCAAGTAACCTTTACGCGCGGATGTGGCGGAATTGGTATACGCGCACGTTTGAGGGGCGTGTGGCTTTGCCTTGCGAGTTCGAGTCTCGCCATCCGCATTGTTTTATTTGTTTCATGGGTTTGAACGATCGCTCCTCCCTCTTAGTCATCTTCTTGCAATCCAGTTTTTAGCTTGCTTAAACCCAAGCGAATTCTAGTTTTCACTGTCCCTAACGACATACCCGTTTGAGCAGCAATCTGGCTTTGAGTTAACCCCTGGTAGTAAGCAAGCTCAATCACGAGGCGTTGTTCTTCAGGAAGCGTCTTCAGCACTGACAAGACGCGATCGCGCCGTTCAGAAATCATGGCTTCCTCAATCGGAGACTCGATGGGCGATGCAATCTGGATATCTGAAAGATTCGTAACAGTGAGCAATGATGAGGTGTAACATTGCTGTTTGCGCACCCGATCCAATACTCGGCTGCGAGCTAACATAAACAGCCAAGTGTCTGCTCTACTTTTTGTACTAGTGTAGCGATCAGCAATGCGCCAAACCTGGGCAAATACTTCCAGAACCACTTCTTCACTTTCTTCGATCGACCTCAAACTCCTGAATGCCAGAGAGTAGATAATACACGCATAGCGATTGTATAGCTCAGAAAGCGCGGCTTGGTCACGATTGGCAATTCTGGCAAGCAGTGAGGCATCATCCAGGGATAGCGGCTCCATCAACAGGCAAACTTTTCAAGTTGATGGGGAAATTGTAATCCATTTATCAGTCTTAAGATAGATGCACTGAGGGTGCCTGCGGACTCAAAAGCAAACCTGCAAACCTACCAGGCGATCGCGGTGAACTTTTTTGCCATCGTGCTTGACTCTCTAGTGGACTGGAGACTTCAGGATAGGGATAACTCAAAACTCAGGAGGTTTCGTGATGGAAACCGCAACCCTCAAACTACGAGGAATGAGTTGTGCCTCCTGCGCCAACATCGTTGAAGTTGTGATTCGTTCAGTTCCGGGAGTCAGCACTTGTAGTGTCAACTTTGGGGCTGAACAAGCATCAGTACAATACAATCCTAGCCAAACAGACCTTGCCACTATTCAAGCTGCCATAAATGCTGCGGGTTATTCGGCTCTTCCCCTGCAAGATGATGTACTGGCTCCTGAGAATGATGCCGAACGACGAGAACAGCAGGCTGAGAATCGGCAACTGAGCCGGAAAGTCTGGATCAGCAGCATTATCAGCACCCTGCTGGTGATTGGTTCTCTGCCCATCATGACAGGATGGCAAATTCTGTGGCTACCTATGTGGTTGCACAATCCCTGGTTACAGTTAGTGCTAACAACTCCAGTTCTCTTTTGGGCAGGCAGTTCCTTTTTTGTCAATGCCTGGAAAGCCTTCAAGCGACGCACTGCCACCATGGATACGCTAGTGGCGATCGGGACAGGAACCGCTTACCTCTATTCGTTGTTTCCAACCATACTGCCGCAGTGGTTTATCGCCCAGGGACTCAGCCCAGATGTGTACTTTGAAGCAGCAGCCGTCATTATTACGTTAATCTTGTTAGGCAGGCTGCTGGAAAATCGGGCAAAAG is a window of Leptolyngbyaceae cyanobacterium JSC-12 DNA encoding:
- a CDS encoding hypothetical protein (IMG reference gene:2510094667); its protein translation is MSDFDIQLREWVTEACRHPPGSSARQRYLTKVIRAVSNKLWRESVAYYQDALQQTWVYFCKNICSAYNPDLGSVATWLNAYLKRRLQDFYIDTQKRRKKEISSWQDKDGEVVDITEGLADERGDVEPVWEKVKAWAQHDPDGELRRLHIEGHPEVTCQVLILRRLLSESSWKALSEEYGIAIPTLSSFYRRQCMPRLRKFGESEGYITS
- a CDS encoding Protein of unknown function (DUF1822) (IMG reference gene:2510094666~PFAM: Protein of unknown function (DUF1822)): MTHDIYEFALPLPITQGARQIAQGFANQQPTPTKAEQVRLNTLAVLVTQDYMQLMDIPTNLSAGDSWNPVMRTCTDVADLELPGVGRLECRPVKPNEERCQVPAETWEDRIGYVVVQLDESSQAAQILGFVPAATDEELSLSDLRSPEELLEHLDALRSSPVERTLTNLSTWLQNTLQSGQQAIAAGWQAVEQVLTPSELSHAYAFRRNSVRRAKRIMLGDQAIALVVDMQAETAEQIAIRLQLHPVDNHPNLPPGLQMAILDDTGNVVIDATATGNEDFLELQIDGASGEVFHLQMRLNSFQDTQAFVI
- a CDS encoding response regulator containing a CheY-like receiver domain and an HTH DNA-binding domain (IMG reference gene:2510094670~PFAM: Response regulator receiver domain; Protein of unknown function (DUF3685)) encodes the protein MISQSPATLNVMLIDSDSQFRQELADRLAPYSDVQLVLEADSDRAALRGLQQWFDQHPTETMGKIPLDLIILSLDLPPDTAIAIALCRDLRRQYPNLPILTISTVADPVLLSAAFQAGALGYCRKDTVIADLVLAMRQVAAGYPFWVQGMESVAQAFASATTSQPMVDAPSLLGRVRRNLRQSGLAQIDAAIAQINAQLADPNLTLLDQLFLTGRRRELRASRWLIKRLLTTSEERSGFSSAVPPVASSPLTSPLPVSPLPPRVAPPAEAPIEPIVLQPESTALRNIQASLFDTTFAKLQLGVRNLTDVPLEIDILREDRKRELLTLVLRKLEEVLAELRFSQMEFTQLANKQSLILEDVWRATTTDFFGRYYTLPLGDSPSDRLMQPPVEMVSVLLQDSDVVQAEILSKIPMVTDFLAHLLFQVPLMVDETTYAVGTVEAMTRMEALLQNLIIQVGNAVIQPLLNRFGNVVAVKQNFYDRRLLSTREIERFRNNLSWKYRINRYFKEPTAIFESRYNLFVFGELGIVKTSVYSPRNQELDELSGVGLAVTLALEARDAIAPRLRSAISFVGSGVVYILTEVIGRGIGLIGRGIIKGVGNVVQDTKFSRNTQRWR
- a CDS encoding putative membrane protein (IMG reference gene:2510094671~PFAM: Dolichyl-phosphate-mannose-protein mannosyltransferase) yields the protein MHVVLLLIWVVIATFLRFTNLADKPLWTDEFSTLVFSLGNSFLTVPLDQGLTLHELLQPLQPNPQATIVFVVQRLFSESNHPPLYFMLSHLWLRLFPPENGFVSVWAARSLSVFFGILAVPATFGLSWLAFRSRIASHLAAAFMAFSPFGVYLAQEARHYTLAVLWILASLSCLVLVAQFIQTSRRIPFWLCFLWITVNGLGIATHYFVLLTLLAQAIALLLWLYFPPFPPLPTFTHLPRLLLIATGTLAAALVWLPILLSIRGTELTRWLQAGEFDKSTWIDQLLRFAAGLITMLYLLPIQAVPLPVAIASGVLLLLLICGTVPMLLRGWKKQAQLSENRSMLVLLGSFVGVAIALSLLLTFGFGVNFASVFRYQFFYFPAVIVLVGAALAAVHRQKLEARSHRANGWGQWQFLYPGDWLSWYGKWAIALVLLFSFLGGITVAMDWGYQRTHRPDKVAAAIHQVFESPALVAIPHKTHGHTGRLMGIAWELQRLSITKAKQTMFLLAHVPEQDPQPAIAALQRTVQALPRPLDVWRVNFRSQTNPLSHAALSQAGCLSASKLLSVDGYRYQKYECRE
- a CDS encoding hypothetical protein (IMG reference gene:2510094669); this encodes MVIRFREFILTVGFTVGLGIVSVPAQLQYGQFGLFSAIAQTPSSAPSSTSPSKSSTFYDRYMQAGYAATNRRDYATALIYFKRALDERPEDIYATQAIRNVENYLGKSSPSPTPTPSPTSPAATSSKPAPTVTTLKAVPSTKPTVPNPTATAPNPPTKSAPTPSNTAPKPSTKLVPPKAPPATATVPAAKAPAAVVVIPSAPPSDAFNEQRAVALINRWLQAKTEVFAPPYDQQQVVDLTTGELLAALVKPDGVLNWLKSNRAYFRYGVQNVDSIERFVVARDRATIEVNVTEDRTLYRSGMIDPNQTDFSSQRVRFTFMSDNGVWKIADYKTVNGLLLERSILEAASLAR
- a CDS encoding RNA polymerase sigma factor, sigma-70 family (IMG reference gene:2510094673~PFAM: Sigma-70, region 4; Sigma-70 region 2~TIGRFAM: RNA polymerase sigma factor, sigma-70 family); its protein translation is MEPLSLDDASLLARIANRDQAALSELYNRYACIIYSLAFRSLRSIEESEEVVLEVFAQVWRIADRYTSTKSRADTWLFMLARSRVLDRVRKQQCYTSSLLTVTNLSDIQIASPIESPIEEAMISERRDRVLSVLKTLPEEQRLVIELAYYQGLTQSQIAAQTGMSLGTVKTRIRLGLSKLKTGLQEDD
- a CDS encoding hypothetical protein (IMG reference gene:2510094668), translating into MKQFAEVMLGVGLLGGVPPAIAAEWESVTQNVVGDRFLIDQSSIQRKADAVFYWEYREFPQPNNAFLEESVDKPVHGVVLNWSANCTSKTQRLRQITAYDKERKVIKRFSYGENGALFQPRAGSSASTVLNYVCDR